The Zingiber officinale cultivar Zhangliang chromosome 2A, Zo_v1.1, whole genome shotgun sequence genomic sequence CAGCCGCCTTCCCCTACGAGGTGTGGGAGCACATTTTCTCTTTCCTACCGACCGATGCTGACCGCCATGCCGTTGCCCTGGTTTGTCGCTCCTGGTACCAGATAGAACGGTTGTCGAGGCGGAAGATCTTCGTGGGGAACTGTTATGCGGTGGCGCCAGTCGCGGCGGTGCGGCGATTCCCGGAGGTTAGGGTGGCAACCATCAAGGGGAAGCCGAGTTTCGCAGATTTACTGTGCACCGACTGGGGTGGTGGGGTAGAGATGTGGATCCAGTCAATGGCTAATGGTTGGCCACTTCTCGAGGAGCTTCAGCTCAAGCGAATGGTGGTCTCTGATGATTGTCTCAAGCTTATTGCCCGGTCCTTTAAGAACTTTAGGGTTCTGTCTCTAGCCTTCTGCGAAGGGTTCAGTGCTGTCGGGCTAGCCGCCATTGCAGCCGACTGCAGGTCCaagtctttattttcttttccagtTTGCCTGCCTACTTCTCTTTATTTTCACTTTTACTTTTAATCCTGGCCTTAGATTTATAATTTGGTATTCATTCTAGAAAGAtcaggtggtgttgcaccaaattTGACCCTTCTTATTTTTAGTTTCCAATTTGAAATGACTTTAATGCTGGCTATTCAGATCCATTAGCTTGATTACCTGAAACGAGTCAACTCCACATTAGTACTATTAGTCCCTATGTACAGGGATATTTTCCCTTGGATTTGAGGGGAAACCCATTCATTCTCCCCTTTCAGATTTCTGTTTAATTTGTCTCTTTATAGACATCTTTTCTACTCTTTAAATTCAACTATCTTTTTTGTTGGTTTGTATTTTTGACTCTGATGGATAGGTAGCCTCTCTTGTGTGGTAATTTGTGTATTTTATCCACCAAAGCCTAGTTAAGTGCTTATTCTGTGCTGAAATAATGGCCTCATAGTTACTTATTGTTTTCGTATCCTCAGTTGTGCTTTTTTAAGAGATTAGAGGTTTTGATATTTTATGGATTTTCTTTCTTGAAAAACATATTATTATCCTTTCAATCAACAGTAGAACTCTCTTATAATCCCAGCATATTCCTATGTAACTTGTATACTCATGAAACAGTTTTGTGTTCTCAACTTCTTAACTTTTCTTGATTGAAACATGTTAGAATCAATGGCAGGAAATACATGTGCACTATGTAGTTAAATTGAATGAAACAGCTGAGGAATTCATGTTAAATTCgcactttaaaaaaaattgtcagttttttaaaagataattatgctTAGCtgatcccacctagtgggataaggcttgattgTTTTGTATAAAAGATAATTATACTTTCTGTCAGTGTTTTCAATTGTAATGATTCAGATAATGATGATAATTATAGAGATGCCATGAACAGGGTGTTAAACCAGCATTTGTTAGAATACTGGATCTCTACCTTCTTGCTTCATCCAGTCTGGGCAATAACATTGCCAATGATTTGATTTCTTTGATGGGCTTTCTTAGGAAGAATGTGTCTGTTTGTGAAGATGATTTATGAAAACTAGAAAAGCTTTCAATTAAATAAAAGATTGTCAGAACCAATTGCTGGGAAGACTGCTATCAGGTGACTTTCTTGACTAAGTGTTGCTGAAGTGCACCATGATTTGAAGCCCATTAATCTTAAGAATAGTAATATATCAGACAAAAATTAGAGGTGCTCAAATTTTACCATGTATCAAAATATAGATTTAGCATCTACTGATAAAAACCAACATCTTCATTGTTTGCCTAAACTGTAAACTGTCCATTGAGTTGCTCTGGAAGTTGGCAGAGACACTCCATCTTTAGTATTGTGGGCAAGTTTACTGAAAGTGAACATGATTCCCATCTCAATGTTAAAGTGTTTGTCAAAGTATTCCAGCCTAGCTTATTTAACAATTGGCAAGTGAGAAGAATTTTCTTAAGCTTAATTAGATATTTGACTTTATGCTAAAAGATTACATCCACACACGACCATTATCTTGAACATATTGATAGTCAATTCTCTTAACATTGTTCAGCAAATGAAAACTCGATAGGATTTACTCTTACTTTTACTAACTAGTATCCTTTTGCTGTTTGGATTTATTTTGGTGTTTTTTTTCCTCCACGACAGGAATCTGGAGGCACTTGATCTGCATCAATATAGAGTGAAGAAGAATTGTATAAACTGGATATCTCATTTTCCAGAATCCTTTACTTCCCTGGTTACTCTCAACATTGCATGCCTGGATGGTGAGATGAATGTATCTACTCTTGAACGCCTCATTAGCAGATGTCCCTATCTCAAGACTCTCAGACTCAATCATGTCACTCCTCTAGAAAAACTTGTTGGCCTTCTACACAGGGCTCCACAGCTGGTAGACCTTGGAATTGGCATTCTCATAGGAGAAGGTTATCCAGGATTTTTCTCCAAGCTTGAATCTGCTTTTGCTCACTTAAAACATCTGAAGAACCTATTTTGGAAAGCTGGACCATTATACTTGCCAGCAATATATCCAATTTGTGAAGGTCTTACAACACTGCATCTCTTTGAGTCTAGCATAAAAGCACCAGAGCTTGCAAAAGTAGTTTGCCAGTGTAAAAATCTTCAACAGCTATGGGTACATCTTCATGTCCTCATCTAATTAATATCATTTTCTTCATTTCGAGCAATTGCATCTTTTGATATGCTATCCAGTTATTCCGGTGATAGGGTCTCACTTTTACatatgcatgtttttttttttttcaattcctTATTGATAGTTTATCTTTTCTCTGTGTACACCTTTTCGTAGAATTCACTATTGTCAGTCTTAAATTGTTAttattggttttattttttgCTGCAGGAATGAATTTTATTAGTAGAACTGTCACTCACAAAAAGTCTATATGATTGTTTTATTTCCCTGATACTCTGCATATTAACAAGGGACATGCTTTGTCAGATTAGGGACTTAATTGAGGACGATGGGCTTATTGCTGTGGCATCATCCTGCAAACTCCTCCGAAAATTGCAAATACTTCCTTCTGATCCACCTTACTGTCCTCTCACAGAAATTGGCCTTATTGCTGTCTCTTCTGGTTGTGTAATGCTCGAGTCTGTTCTCTATTTTTGCCGGCAGATGACTAATTCTGCCCTCCTTAGTATTGCTAATAATTGCCCCAATCTCATGTGCTTCCGGCTCTGCATCCCCAAACCTTACACCCCCGATTATATTACTCAAGAACCTCTAGATGCTGGCTTTGGGGCTATTGTTGAATCCTGCAAAGACCTCCGATGTCTCTCCATATCTGGTCTTCTTACTGACCGTGTGTTCAAAACTATTGGGGCCTCAGCAAATCGTCTTAAGCGGCTCTCGGTTTGTTGTGCTGGTGATGGGGATGCAGGTCTTCATTACATTCTATCTGGTTGTAGGAAATTACGCATGCTGGAAATTAGGAAATGCCCGTTTGGTATCAAGGCATTGTTGGACAATGCAGATAAACTGAAGACAATGCGATGCCTTTGGATGTCGTCATGCTCTGTGACACTGGGGGAATGCAGATTATTAGCTAAGAAGATTCCACGGCTTAATGTGGAGGTTATTGATGAGACTGGAGGAGGGCCGGTTCAGTCACGGCGTGATCATTTTCCTGTTGAAAAACTATACATTTACAATACTTTTACTGGCCCAAGACTTGATGCACCACCTTCTGTCTTGACTGTTTGGTGAAATCAGGTATTAAGGAAGTGATATTAGCTTTATCTTGTGAAGatatatactaagttgtagttagaatttttatatgtGTGATATAGAAATTTGCATGATAGATTTGCTATGTTTTCATGATTATGAGTTTTTGTCTCTGTTGGGAATGAAACAGTGAGCATATATGTACAAACTAAAGGATATAGCATCTTCATACATGTTATGAACAAGTGCTATAACTCATTTTGTTTGATAGATATATATTTCTAAGTTTCGGCTCAAGAGAAGTTGTGAGTAACAAGGTGGTCTCGGTCAAAATGTTGTGAACATGGGCTCATAATTTATTGTTGAAATTatagtaaatttatgtcataaggatattgtgaatataaatgacatggtgcatggtatGACGCTTTAACCCCAAtgtaatacgacctgcgtgtcgtgtcttcatctttttcattcttgttgtaattttagactacactcgaatgtaactcgagttttttTAGATtctgtaatgtacaaattagaaaggagttagtctactggatgacgggtgaaaaggaaggacaacaacacacgacaactAAGAAAGCGCTTGGAGAGCTGTTTTGACCTACGTTGACTTAttgctcttctcattggcttgagaaaatcgtagtttatgggggtcataaccatgtcacgttttatttatgcatatatgtgatgtatgttttgattgtatttgatacatgtttagtttaaCTCATAATTAGTtccttttaatatatgcctaccaaagtttagtactcacttctagctcgatcaattaTAGTCAGGTTTTGCTAAAGTAATGTGATTCGATTAATCTTGCTAGAGtgtgacaggacaattgtgatgtccgactattaaactttgggtgtgatttaactaagttgagaacttagaggcatatcccatatgatgatattcaaattatactagacttgggcaattagccaaagctaattcaagatgagttataatgtgtATTTCATAAGATGGACAAACGAACAAATAGTTTTGTTCACCGAATGAtataagagttacataggatgtaagtGGTAAACGTTATCTACCTGAGTTATACTAAGTCttaggcgattagccaaagctaactcaatatgaggtataatatggatcttgccCCATATGAATGTCATtgcgattggatttggagctagtagtatGGGTAACACCACAACCATGACTTActcctaccaagctttacaattcagtgggagaatcattaattagatgtctaattaaatgatgatatatgatacttatttctgcattatATTGTTGTAGATTATCATGTCGTCAAATACATCGAACactctctctctgcgatctgttcttgataaggacaagttcaatggagctaacttcctggactggtacagaaatttgagaatagttctcaagcaaaaatgaaaactatacgtcctagagcagcccattcctgaagcacccctattactgccactagagctgatagggatgcttacaagaagcattaagatgaTGTTTTaaatgtatcatgccttatgctcgtcactatgaactctgagctttagaagcaataTGAGAATATGGATGCTTATTGATGCAAATGCAGCCTAGGGACTTAGGAATAGTTAGGGAGGAAGAGAAGGGTATTTTGGCCATTTCACATTTTGAGGGTTTAAGGGTTTTAAAGAGAGGCATTATCAATGGTTTGAGGAGGGGGCTTCATTTTGGTCTCGACGGCCACCACGGACAAGGGGAGgaagagagctttctccttcatctctagcggccaccaccaccaagtgaGGTTCGCCGGCGACGACCACCGCTGAACTCTCCTTCCCCTTCTCCCTACTCACGTACACCGCCAACTCCCCCTCATCATTGCCTCCTTTGCTGTCCCCAGCAGCCACCGGCATCGCCTCCAGCGGCCGCCAATGCCTCCAGCTGCCGATGCCACTTATGGTGAGCCACTTTGCTGCCTTGGTCATTCACTGACGGCTGCTAACATCGACCGACGCCGGCACGCCCTTTTTGCCCAGCCATCGCATCATCCTCCCCCTTTTCAGCGCTGACGCAGGAGCCTGCAGCCACCACGCACCGCAACACCTTCTACCGACAATCACCATGCGCCGCAACATCTTTTGTCGGCAGCCACCACGCGCCGCAACATCTTTCGCCGGAAGCCATCGCGCGCCGCAGCCTCCCTTGTCGGCAGCCTCCACGTGTCGGCAATCCATGTGTCGGCAGTCCACGTGGCGACTTCGCCTCAATGCCAATTCTGTGTCACTGTTGTGTTCCGACCCTTGTGCCGATCCAATTTGCGTGTCATATCCCGAGCTACAGTCGTAGTGCATCCCGTTGTTGTGTTTTGGCCTACGCGTCGTTGTGATGTTCCGACCTGCGTGCCGATATTATATCTCGGCTTGCATGTCGATGTCATTTCTCAGTCTCTCGGCCGGCATGCCATTTTCCGGATCCAAGTCGCGCTCGACTCCAGACAGGCAGATCTGGCTCCTCAGCTGACACATTCATTTACCCTTCTGGATTacgacgactcgatcagcatcgcaaccagctcactgatccatccgagggcgccccctggggcCAGGGTATGTCACTGTACTCatcctgtatttattttattgttttactATTATTCGgctgcttatatattcgtgggacccGCCTCGAGCATCAGGGTACTAGGGACCGGGGtaacccggtcactggctgcaggtacTGTTGAccggaggacttctgacgatttGGTTAACATagaagacagctcaccatccgggtcatggagatacGGTCAACATTCCAGCCACGTCACACCGACAGTTCCGTCTTCTCATATTCCCGACTGGATCATATTGGCGTCGTCTGTAGGAACTTCGCCTGATCTGGAATGTGAAGATGGGCAACACCGAAAAATTCTGCCATACTCATGACCTTGGTCGGTTTCGACGAGCATAtcatattctcctcactccacgggtattcgggagtcaaggaaTTGAGTCAGATCCTCTGCTGGTCGATAGGTCaatttttccattatattttctcttttgGTCATAGGATCTGCCATAGTTCCCCgatcgaagactcccgtgccgatcggccgggtttaagttatattagagccatggATTCAATGGCGAAGACACCTGTACCGATAGGCTgggtttatattatattagagctacggactcaatgtcgaagactcccgtgtcgatcggccgggtttacattatattagagccacaggctcaATGGCGAAGATTCTCATGTCGATCGACCAGGTTTAAGCTATATTTGAGCCACTGGCTCAATGTCAGAGACCCCCGTGCTTATTGACCGAGTTTgaatta encodes the following:
- the LOC122043123 gene encoding transport inhibitor response 1-like protein Os05g0150500 isoform X2, which translates into the protein MGKAAKGSRKGKKAWRPDITTNHIDDYFDESIRDAFTGKASDTKSTDKIPAKRKFEKHKEKVLHYENPFVQAVTSSSSKKSKRKKKQVNTQTIQHDKFSQVDDISSTLTDIWNNEGEATDRPKKASIIPVVEVEPPGCSFYPSFEACQDSFALVVASGMQKIYKKELGPQPLLETIPGEAIANEDDGALSWTAAFPYEVWEHIFSFLPTDADRHAVALVCRSWYQIERLSRRKIFVGNCYAVAPVAAVRRFPEVRVATIKGKPSFADLLCTDWGGGVEMWIQSMANGWPLLEELQLKRMVVSDDCLKLIARSFKNFRVLSLAFCEGFSAVGLAAIAADCRNLEALDLHQYRVKKNCINWISHFPESFTSLVTLNIACLDGEMNVSTLERLISRCPYLKTLRLNHVTPLEKLVGLLHRAPQLVDLGIGILIGEGYPGFFSKLESAFAHLKHLKNLFWKAGPLYLPAIYPICEGLTTLHLFESSIKAPELAKVVCQCKNLQQLWIRDLIEDDGLIAVASSCKLLRKLQILPSDPPYCPLTEIGLIAVSSGCVMLESVLYFCRQMTNSALLSIANNCPNLMCFRLCIPKPYTPDYITQEPLDAGFGAIVESCKDLRCLSISGLLTDRVFKTIGASANRLKRLSVCCAGDGDAGLHYILSGCRKLRMLEIRKCPFGIKALLDNADKLKTMRCLWMSSCSVTLGECRLLAKKIPRLNVEVIDETGGGPVQSRRDHFPVEKLYIYNTFTGPRLDAPPSVLTVW
- the LOC122043123 gene encoding transport inhibitor response 1-like protein Os05g0150500 isoform X1, yielding MGKAAKGSRKGKKAWRPDITTNHIDDYFDESIRDAFTGKASDTKSTDKIPAKRKFEKHKEKVLHYENPFVQAVTSSSSKKSKRKKKQVNTQTIQHDKFSQVDDISSTLTDIWNNEGEATDRPKKKASIIPVVEVEPPGCSFYPSFEACQDSFALVVASGMQKIYKKELGPQPLLETIPGEAIANEDDGALSWTAAFPYEVWEHIFSFLPTDADRHAVALVCRSWYQIERLSRRKIFVGNCYAVAPVAAVRRFPEVRVATIKGKPSFADLLCTDWGGGVEMWIQSMANGWPLLEELQLKRMVVSDDCLKLIARSFKNFRVLSLAFCEGFSAVGLAAIAADCRNLEALDLHQYRVKKNCINWISHFPESFTSLVTLNIACLDGEMNVSTLERLISRCPYLKTLRLNHVTPLEKLVGLLHRAPQLVDLGIGILIGEGYPGFFSKLESAFAHLKHLKNLFWKAGPLYLPAIYPICEGLTTLHLFESSIKAPELAKVVCQCKNLQQLWIRDLIEDDGLIAVASSCKLLRKLQILPSDPPYCPLTEIGLIAVSSGCVMLESVLYFCRQMTNSALLSIANNCPNLMCFRLCIPKPYTPDYITQEPLDAGFGAIVESCKDLRCLSISGLLTDRVFKTIGASANRLKRLSVCCAGDGDAGLHYILSGCRKLRMLEIRKCPFGIKALLDNADKLKTMRCLWMSSCSVTLGECRLLAKKIPRLNVEVIDETGGGPVQSRRDHFPVEKLYIYNTFTGPRLDAPPSVLTVW